One genomic segment of Actinoplanes ianthinogenes includes these proteins:
- a CDS encoding DUF1501 domain-containing protein yields the protein MKTELCCPELSRRAVLGAALTGLAGATLSTRVAFAAEGPAYTGDTLVVISLRGGFDGLSAIAPIGDPGYYQARPAIGVPKNLVIGGDGTFGLHPALAPILPLWKSGKLAAVHAVGQPNPTRSHFAAMEAMENAAPGTSIRSGWLDRMLGLTGATAPLAGVSLGHAMPARLMLGAADDVAMTGIDDFTLAGNDKRPMAAALRAMYADAPAALAAPARSADRALSATQQIKGLAYAVSSGAAYPGTELGAALRDVARLVKSKAGLVTAAVDCGDWDMHEGLGTVVKGQRMFDNLTELAQALAAFATDLGDALNTVTVLTISEFGRRVQENASRGADHGHGNAMLLLGGGIRGGRVYANWPGLSPGALVAGDLAATTDYRSVIGEILQKRCGFGALDGVFPGVRPSAFGLAAAK from the coding sequence ATGAAGACCGAACTCTGCTGCCCCGAGCTGTCCCGCCGCGCGGTGCTGGGCGCCGCGCTGACCGGGCTGGCCGGCGCCACGCTGAGCACCAGGGTCGCCTTCGCCGCCGAGGGGCCGGCCTACACCGGCGACACCCTGGTGGTGATCTCGCTGCGCGGCGGCTTCGACGGCCTGTCGGCGATCGCCCCGATCGGCGACCCCGGGTACTACCAGGCACGGCCGGCTATCGGCGTACCGAAGAATCTGGTGATCGGGGGTGACGGAACCTTCGGCCTGCACCCGGCGCTCGCCCCGATTCTGCCGCTCTGGAAGAGCGGGAAGCTGGCCGCGGTGCACGCGGTCGGGCAGCCGAACCCGACGCGCTCGCACTTCGCCGCGATGGAGGCGATGGAGAACGCCGCGCCCGGCACCTCGATCCGCAGCGGCTGGCTGGACCGGATGCTCGGGCTGACCGGCGCGACCGCGCCGCTGGCCGGTGTCTCGCTGGGGCACGCGATGCCCGCGCGGCTCATGCTGGGCGCCGCGGACGACGTGGCGATGACCGGAATCGACGACTTCACCCTGGCCGGCAACGACAAGCGCCCGATGGCCGCCGCGTTGCGCGCGATGTATGCCGACGCGCCTGCGGCGCTGGCCGCTCCCGCCCGGTCCGCCGATCGCGCGCTGTCCGCCACCCAGCAGATCAAAGGCTTGGCGTACGCCGTGAGCAGCGGCGCCGCCTATCCCGGCACCGAGCTGGGCGCCGCCCTGCGTGACGTGGCCCGGCTGGTCAAGTCGAAGGCCGGTCTCGTCACGGCGGCCGTCGACTGCGGCGACTGGGACATGCACGAGGGCCTCGGCACGGTGGTCAAGGGCCAGCGGATGTTCGACAACCTGACCGAACTGGCCCAGGCGCTCGCCGCCTTCGCCACGGATCTGGGCGACGCGCTGAACACCGTCACCGTGCTGACCATCAGCGAGTTCGGCCGGCGGGTGCAGGAGAACGCGTCGCGCGGCGCCGACCACGGCCACGGCAACGCGATGCTGCTGCTCGGCGGCGGCATCCGGGGCGGCCGGGTGTACGCGAACTGGCCGGGTCTGTCCCCCGGCGCGCTCGTCGCCGGCGATCTGGCCGCGACCACCGACTACCGGTCGGTGATCGGCGAGATCCTCCAGAAGCGGTGCGGGTTCGGCGCCCTCGACGGGGTGTTCCCCGGTGTGCGGCCGTCCGCGTTCGGCCTGGCAGCGGCGAAGTAG
- a CDS encoding DUF1800 domain-containing protein has product MTTTRRTLLAGSAAITAGLIMETPAAAAEKTPGAAAEKTPARPTATQSSDPIAHLLRRATFGATPATLAEARKLGAAQWLDRQLNPRKIDDTACDQLLKRLPQAHATPAAVRAALPKDSYDGFRQLGQAIIARAAWSERQLFETVAGFWANHLHVAAPSSGVWDTRGDYDAQVIRKHTFGRFADMLKDAARHPAMLTYLDQRSSAKAHPNENYARELMELHTVGLAYDESDVRDAARLLTGMTVSKAGNYVYDASRHATGPVDILGFRHANPAADGESVALAFLDHLAKHPKTAELLARKLCVRFVADEPPAALVTRLAKVYLDNGTAIVPVLRALFTSAEFAAAAGQKVRTPFEDLVAAVRALGLKPEKDGTKGLSSLYDILVAAGNAPLRWAPPNGFPDAAAVWASPSAFLMRCNLHLNLAAGWYPKQLTRPADLLKSLVPALPATYGELVDALATRLIGARLPAAHTAAVLSVAGKLPTSAVDKNVAGHAPYLIALVLDAPSFQLR; this is encoded by the coding sequence ATGACGACGACCCGCCGCACTCTGCTCGCCGGATCCGCCGCCATCACCGCCGGGTTGATCATGGAGACGCCGGCCGCGGCGGCGGAGAAGACCCCGGGCGCCGCGGCGGAGAAGACCCCGGCACGACCCACCGCGACACAGAGCAGCGACCCGATCGCGCACCTACTGCGCCGCGCCACCTTCGGCGCCACCCCGGCCACCCTCGCCGAGGCCCGCAAGCTCGGCGCCGCGCAGTGGCTGGACCGCCAGCTGAACCCGCGGAAGATCGACGACACCGCCTGCGACCAGCTGCTGAAGCGACTCCCCCAGGCCCACGCCACCCCGGCCGCGGTCCGCGCCGCCCTCCCCAAGGACTCCTACGACGGGTTCCGCCAGCTGGGCCAGGCGATCATCGCCCGCGCCGCGTGGAGCGAGCGCCAGCTGTTCGAGACGGTCGCCGGCTTCTGGGCCAACCACCTGCACGTCGCGGCCCCGAGCAGCGGTGTCTGGGACACCCGCGGCGACTACGACGCCCAGGTGATCCGCAAGCACACCTTCGGCCGGTTCGCCGACATGCTCAAGGACGCGGCCCGGCACCCGGCCATGCTCACCTACCTGGACCAGCGCTCGTCGGCCAAGGCGCACCCGAACGAGAACTACGCCCGGGAGCTGATGGAGCTGCACACCGTCGGCCTCGCCTACGACGAGTCCGACGTGCGGGACGCCGCGCGGCTGCTGACCGGGATGACGGTGAGCAAGGCCGGCAATTACGTGTACGACGCGTCCCGGCACGCCACCGGCCCGGTCGACATCCTGGGGTTCCGGCACGCCAACCCGGCCGCCGACGGCGAGTCCGTGGCGCTGGCCTTCCTCGACCACCTGGCGAAACACCCCAAGACCGCCGAGCTGCTGGCCCGCAAGCTGTGCGTCCGGTTCGTCGCCGACGAGCCGCCCGCCGCGCTGGTCACCCGCCTGGCCAAGGTCTACCTGGACAACGGCACCGCGATCGTCCCGGTCCTGCGCGCCCTGTTCACCTCCGCGGAGTTCGCCGCCGCGGCCGGGCAGAAGGTCCGCACCCCGTTCGAGGACCTGGTCGCCGCCGTCCGCGCCCTCGGGCTGAAGCCGGAGAAGGACGGCACCAAGGGGCTGAGCTCGCTCTACGACATCCTGGTCGCGGCCGGGAACGCCCCGCTGCGCTGGGCCCCGCCGAACGGGTTCCCGGACGCCGCGGCGGTCTGGGCGTCGCCCTCCGCGTTCCTGATGCGCTGCAACCTGCACCTGAACCTGGCCGCCGGTTGGTACCCGAAGCAGCTGACCCGCCCCGCCGACCTGCTGAAGTCCCTGGTCCCGGCGCTGCCGGCGACCTACGGCGAGCTGGTCGACGCGCTCGCCACCCGGCTGATCGGGGCCCGGCTGCCGGCCGCGCACACCGCCGCCGTGCTCAGCGTCGCCGGAAAGCTGCCGACCAGTGCTGTCGACAAGAACGTCGCGGGCCACGCGCCTTACCTGATCGCGCTGGTGCTCGACGCGCCGTCCTTCCAGCTGAGGTGA
- the mmsB gene encoding multiple monosaccharide ABC transporter permease produces the protein MTVAPTNADVSMDKGPAGAQDQAPRKINFDLKQSGIYIALALTIVIFTALTGGDLLAPQNLSNIIVQYSYILVLAIGMVLIIIAGHIDLSVGSVVAASGAFAAVMMVNWDLPWPIAILATLVFGALVGAWQGYWVAYFGIPAFIVTLAGMLLFRAVTYRILGNQGIGPFPDDIRTLANGFTPGFLKNVALGPLGGADAFSIIVGLLVVVGMVAVQWRSRAARIRYHQTVDPMWLFITKVAVPAVLVMFVVVQLARFRNLPWVLVLLAVLVVGYTLVTNRAVFGRQIYAVGGNLQAATLSGVKVKSVVFWLFVNMGVLSAVAGIIFAGRLNLAGPTAGNSFELDAIAAAFIGGAAVQGGVGKVVGAITGGLIMGVINNGAGLLGWQTETVMFVKGAVLLAAVAFDVWSKRRTAGAR, from the coding sequence GTGACCGTCGCACCCACCAATGCCGATGTGTCCATGGACAAAGGACCGGCCGGTGCCCAGGACCAGGCGCCCCGGAAGATCAACTTCGACCTGAAGCAGAGCGGCATCTACATCGCCCTCGCGCTGACGATCGTCATCTTCACCGCGCTGACCGGCGGCGACCTGCTCGCCCCGCAGAACCTCAGCAACATCATCGTGCAGTACAGCTACATCCTGGTCCTCGCGATCGGCATGGTGCTGATCATCATCGCCGGGCACATCGACCTGTCGGTGGGGTCGGTGGTCGCCGCGTCCGGCGCGTTCGCCGCGGTGATGATGGTCAACTGGGATCTGCCCTGGCCGATCGCGATCCTCGCGACGCTGGTCTTCGGCGCGCTGGTCGGCGCCTGGCAGGGCTACTGGGTGGCCTACTTCGGCATCCCCGCCTTCATCGTCACCCTGGCCGGCATGCTCCTGTTCCGTGCCGTCACCTACCGCATCCTGGGCAACCAGGGCATCGGCCCGTTCCCGGACGACATCCGCACCCTCGCCAACGGCTTCACCCCCGGCTTCCTGAAAAACGTCGCCCTCGGCCCGCTCGGCGGCGCCGACGCGTTCAGCATCATCGTCGGCCTGCTCGTCGTGGTCGGCATGGTCGCCGTGCAGTGGCGCTCCCGGGCCGCCCGGATCCGCTACCACCAGACCGTCGACCCGATGTGGCTGTTCATCACCAAGGTCGCCGTCCCGGCCGTCCTCGTCATGTTCGTCGTCGTGCAGCTCGCCCGGTTCCGCAACCTGCCCTGGGTCCTCGTCCTGCTCGCCGTCCTGGTGGTCGGCTACACCCTGGTCACCAACCGGGCCGTCTTCGGCCGCCAGATCTACGCCGTCGGCGGCAACCTGCAGGCCGCCACGCTCTCCGGCGTCAAGGTCAAGTCGGTCGTGTTCTGGCTGTTCGTCAACATGGGCGTGCTCTCCGCCGTCGCCGGCATCATCTTCGCCGGCCGCCTCAACCTGGCCGGCCCGACCGCCGGCAACAGCTTCGAGCTCGACGCCATCGCGGCCGCCTTCATCGGCGGCGCCGCGGTCCAGGGCGGCGTCGGCAAGGTCGTCGGCGCGATCACCGGCGGCCTGATCATGGGCGTCATCAACAACGGCGCCGGCCTGCTCGGCTGGCAGACCGAAACCGTCATGTTCGTCAAGGGCGCGGTCCTGCTCGCCGCGGTCGCCTTCGACGTCTGGTCCAAGCGCCGCACCGCCGGCGCGAGGTAA
- a CDS encoding ROK family protein produces the protein MDQAETVLTPSSWVVVGLDNGGTCNNATVLDATGQFLVNNMVENPSRVLDGPESAVEALADAFAGILELTSTPLSLVRAVGLDTPGPASAHGVISSKGATNFNQVSWHGFDIRGALEARLGLPVIYNNDANAAALYAHHRHFGTAALETSSVAAIVGTGLGGGVVENGKVIRGAAGMAGELGHVQIPLHGVLEDDQPVPVCNCGFAGDVEAIASLTGIKNNLLPYWLTRFPEHPLAAEPIGKAAKLLRGYGEKEDPLAMAVFGQQAKAIGKLFTIAANFTDPSAYFLGGGVVEAAPHFRQWFLNTVRENTQLRDEQAKAATFALVADLDMAGARGAAVAALDAVANNPR, from the coding sequence GTGGATCAGGCTGAAACGGTACTCACCCCCTCGTCCTGGGTCGTCGTCGGTCTCGACAACGGTGGCACCTGCAACAACGCCACCGTCCTCGACGCGACGGGCCAGTTCCTGGTGAACAACATGGTGGAGAACCCGTCGCGCGTCCTCGACGGACCGGAGTCGGCCGTGGAGGCGCTCGCCGACGCGTTCGCCGGGATCCTGGAGCTGACCAGCACCCCGCTGTCCCTGGTCCGCGCGGTCGGCCTGGACACGCCCGGCCCGGCCAGCGCGCACGGGGTGATCTCGTCCAAGGGCGCGACGAACTTCAACCAGGTGTCCTGGCACGGATTCGACATCCGGGGCGCGCTCGAGGCCCGGCTCGGCCTGCCGGTGATCTACAACAACGACGCGAACGCGGCCGCGCTCTACGCCCACCACCGGCACTTCGGGACCGCCGCGCTGGAGACCTCGTCGGTCGCCGCGATCGTCGGCACCGGCCTCGGCGGGGGAGTGGTGGAGAACGGGAAGGTGATCCGCGGCGCGGCCGGGATGGCCGGCGAGCTCGGGCACGTGCAGATCCCGCTCCACGGCGTGCTCGAGGACGACCAGCCGGTGCCGGTCTGCAACTGCGGGTTCGCCGGCGACGTCGAGGCGATCGCGTCGCTGACCGGGATCAAGAACAACCTGTTGCCGTACTGGTTGACCCGCTTCCCGGAGCACCCGCTCGCGGCCGAGCCGATCGGCAAGGCGGCGAAGCTGCTGCGCGGTTACGGCGAGAAGGAAGATCCGCTGGCGATGGCCGTCTTCGGTCAGCAGGCGAAGGCGATCGGCAAGCTGTTCACCATCGCGGCCAACTTCACCGACCCCTCGGCATACTTCTTGGGCGGCGGCGTGGTCGAGGCCGCCCCGCACTTCCGGCAGTGGTTCCTCAACACCGTCCGGGAGAACACGCAGCTCCGCGACGAGCAGGCCAAGGCGGCGACGTTCGCCCTGGTCGCCGACCTGGACATGGCCGGTGCCCGGGGTGCGGCGGTGGCCGCCCTCGACGCGGTCGCCAACAACCCCCGCTAA